Proteins from a single region of Lysinibacillus sp. JNUCC-52:
- a CDS encoding 3-oxoacyl-ACP reductase encodes MKFEEYSGKTVFITGAASGIGQAQAIAFLENGANVFGFDMEEQGLLNLYKQYPQCFAYMIGSVCKKHDVELAVEKALGIFKEVDILLNTAGILDGFAKTLDTDEALWDKIMNTNVKGTFLVTNTILPHMLKRKAGIIVNMASIAGLIAGGGGAAYTASKHAIVGYTKQLDLDYCREGIRANAIAPGAIQTPMTKADFEGDGAMAKWVADETPAGRWAQPSEVANLTLFLASHSADYMHGSVIPIDGGWIAK; translated from the coding sequence ATGAAGTTTGAAGAATATAGTGGCAAAACCGTTTTTATAACAGGTGCCGCTTCAGGTATTGGCCAAGCTCAAGCCATTGCTTTTTTAGAAAATGGGGCTAATGTTTTCGGTTTTGATATGGAGGAGCAAGGGTTATTGAATTTATACAAGCAATACCCTCAATGTTTTGCTTATATGATAGGTAGTGTATGTAAAAAACATGATGTAGAACTAGCAGTTGAAAAAGCACTAGGGATTTTTAAAGAAGTGGATATTTTACTAAATACTGCTGGCATCTTAGATGGTTTTGCCAAAACGCTTGATACGGATGAGGCACTATGGGACAAGATTATGAATACGAATGTAAAAGGTACTTTTCTTGTGACAAATACGATATTACCCCATATGTTAAAACGAAAAGCTGGCATTATTGTTAATATGGCGTCAATTGCAGGGCTTATTGCAGGTGGGGGAGGTGCGGCATATACAGCATCTAAACATGCAATTGTAGGCTACACGAAACAACTTGATTTAGACTATTGCCGTGAAGGGATACGTGCCAATGCCATTGCGCCAGGTGCTATTCAAACTCCAATGACTAAAGCTGATTTTGAAGGCGATGGTGCAATGGCAAAATGGGTTGCTGATGAAACACCTGCAGGTCGATGGGCACAACCAAGTGAAGTTGCCAATTTAACGCTTTTCTTGGCGAGTCATTCAGCTGATTATATGCACGGATCTGTGATACCGATAGATGGCGGATGGATTGCGAAATAG
- a CDS encoding cell division protein FtsQ gives MSIQRPYQLTQSQKMMVFVLSMSLYGLSNMFTELIPSLQLGFIELSVEYFAFIPLTLCILFHPFYAAIGASLGEIIFGELMLGQFGGIGEVEKFITFSLGMYIAGVLVRNPLNRRQVTFAVMAGLLVHHLLGTIVDIGKVWVGVDEFEAVSGLAESIVIIEGVSLLNDLLFSGILFALLPTLYLVPRLYGKIEPLLGMKPRNKNMTYTIGAIVTPKLVVVSVILAVTAIIAEFLSETEWAFGEWEPDFLATFGNWFIWVPIALSIFVTFFVVAIMRSKSKRNTKELENLG, from the coding sequence ATGTCAATTCAGCGCCCGTATCAATTAACGCAATCACAAAAAATGATGGTATTCGTGTTATCAATGTCACTTTACGGCTTATCAAACATGTTTACAGAATTAATTCCCTCACTACAATTAGGGTTTATTGAGTTATCTGTAGAATATTTTGCTTTTATTCCATTAACGTTGTGTATTTTGTTCCATCCTTTTTATGCTGCGATTGGAGCTTCACTTGGGGAAATTATATTTGGTGAATTAATGCTCGGACAATTTGGTGGTATTGGAGAAGTAGAAAAATTTATTACCTTTTCGTTAGGTATGTATATTGCAGGCGTTTTAGTGCGTAATCCTTTAAACCGTAGACAAGTTACATTTGCCGTCATGGCGGGGCTTCTAGTCCATCACTTATTAGGTACGATTGTAGATATTGGGAAAGTATGGGTTGGTGTAGATGAATTTGAGGCTGTTTCAGGTTTAGCAGAAAGTATCGTCATTATTGAAGGTGTCTCACTTTTAAATGACCTTTTATTCTCAGGGATTTTATTCGCACTATTACCAACTTTATATTTGGTACCGCGCTTGTATGGCAAAATTGAACCGTTGCTAGGGATGAAACCTCGTAACAAAAATATGACCTATACAATAGGAGCCATTGTGACACCTAAATTAGTCGTTGTCTCCGTCATTCTTGCTGTTACTGCTATAATTGCCGAATTTTTATCTGAAACAGAGTGGGCATTTGGTGAATGGGAGCCTGACTTTTTAGCTACTTTCGGTAATTGGTTTATTTGGGTACCAATTGCTTTGTCCATATTTGTAACATTCTTTGTCGTTGCCATAATGCGTTCTAAATCAAAACGTAATACAAAGGAGCTTGAAAACCTTGGTTAA
- a CDS encoding PHP domain-containing protein: protein MNFDFHTHGKLSKKVEFSLDYFRNMVKSAQENGLSGFALTEHFNTRNFFDVYNTLDEVYPYIQNYYLVDNVRIFPGMEVDIQEVGHILIVADRAIIREIRTKLEPYIAKDSFIKFAQLLELVAQYELLIIGAHPYRKSTPLYHLDPTLLNKLDAFDLNGKDLYSMGIEENSHLVYQFAKTYNKPVIGGSDTHHLLQYGCIYNELEQDCHTITDLKKIILDGRYTIRISNNLPEKVLNATEQKAIEKKMMESAAI, encoded by the coding sequence ATGAATTTCGATTTTCACACACATGGTAAGCTTTCAAAAAAAGTTGAGTTTTCATTAGATTATTTTAGAAACATGGTGAAATCAGCGCAAGAAAATGGTCTTTCTGGCTTCGCTTTAACAGAACATTTTAATACACGTAATTTTTTTGATGTCTATAACACACTTGATGAGGTTTATCCATATATTCAAAATTACTACTTAGTAGACAATGTGAGAATTTTCCCTGGGATGGAAGTAGATATTCAAGAGGTGGGGCATATTTTAATTGTGGCCGACCGAGCTATCATTCGCGAAATACGTACAAAGTTAGAACCATATATAGCCAAAGATAGCTTTATTAAGTTTGCGCAGTTACTTGAACTTGTCGCACAATACGAGCTATTAATAATTGGCGCACATCCGTATCGTAAAAGTACGCCGTTGTATCATCTTGATCCAACTTTATTAAATAAGCTGGATGCGTTCGATTTAAATGGTAAAGATTTATATTCAATGGGCATTGAAGAAAATTCGCACCTTGTTTATCAATTTGCTAAAACATACAATAAACCAGTTATAGGTGGAAGTGATACACATCATCTTTTACAGTATGGCTGTATCTACAACGAACTAGAGCAAGACTGCCATACAATAACGGACTTAAAGAAAATTATATTAGATGGTCGTTATACTATTCGAATTTCTAACAATTTACCTGAAAAAGTCCTGAATGCCACAGAACAAAAAGCAATTGAGAAAAAAATGATGGAATCAGCTGCTATATAA
- a CDS encoding Spo0B domain-containing protein codes for MKKRKIKLILVLATVLLSLFTSLNVVTSYVKMKKTVEESIANQSLEAAISIASSIDIKQYEQFLNNPVESKDYWELRSYLNDAREKLGALFVYTLEIDNPKVSKALIAGVPDHYTEGFEIGQICTVPEKQIKQAYQGSTYVTNVIEDPNHGDYLSVGAPIKNENGQIIGYLGIDIGADKVNGIKGKVLENNLLMFIYNGLFILIVIASFFFLQRWYQKEVTKEVGVTEDTYQAEIKALITSVSSLRHDFTNHIQVLHGLLQLGEQEQAKQYLSSLSKDVQAIKSLKLNINHPGLSILLQTKKLAAQNHNIEMDISVSQNAFNKIKTTDLIKLLSNLIDNAIDATTELPENERKMTICCHADEMKYVFEIINTGPAISEPAQIYKQGFTTKKPEFGKIRGQGLFIVKEVVKKYNGNISIQSTSELETTATVIIPLK; via the coding sequence ATGAAAAAACGAAAAATTAAACTTATATTAGTATTAGCGACAGTATTATTATCACTGTTCACAAGCTTAAATGTAGTCACTTCTTATGTGAAGATGAAAAAAACTGTAGAAGAGTCCATTGCTAACCAAAGTTTGGAAGCGGCAATATCTATTGCATCATCAATCGATATCAAGCAGTATGAGCAATTTTTAAATAATCCTGTGGAAAGCAAAGATTATTGGGAATTAAGAAGCTACTTAAATGATGCAAGAGAAAAACTGGGTGCTTTATTTGTGTATACATTAGAAATTGATAATCCTAAAGTGTCTAAAGCGTTGATTGCTGGTGTGCCAGATCACTACACAGAAGGGTTTGAAATAGGACAAATTTGCACTGTGCCTGAAAAGCAAATTAAGCAAGCATATCAAGGATCTACGTATGTTACGAATGTAATTGAGGATCCTAATCATGGTGATTATCTTTCTGTAGGAGCTCCTATTAAGAATGAAAATGGACAAATTATTGGCTATCTCGGCATTGATATAGGTGCTGATAAAGTTAATGGCATTAAAGGTAAAGTTCTAGAAAATAATTTACTTATGTTTATTTACAATGGACTGTTTATTTTAATCGTTATTGCTTCTTTCTTCTTTTTACAAAGATGGTATCAAAAAGAAGTAACAAAAGAAGTAGGTGTAACTGAAGATACATATCAAGCTGAAATAAAAGCGTTAATTACCTCTGTATCTTCATTGCGACATGACTTTACTAACCATATACAAGTTTTACATGGGCTTCTGCAATTAGGGGAGCAAGAGCAAGCAAAGCAATATTTATCATCATTATCTAAAGATGTACAGGCCATTAAATCACTAAAATTAAATATTAATCATCCTGGGCTTTCCATCTTGTTGCAAACGAAAAAGCTTGCAGCCCAAAATCATAATATTGAGATGGATATATCCGTTTCACAAAATGCTTTTAATAAGATTAAAACAACGGATCTAATTAAGTTACTATCGAATTTAATCGATAACGCCATTGATGCCACAACCGAATTGCCAGAGAATGAACGTAAAATGACCATTTGTTGTCACGCCGATGAAATGAAGTATGTTTTTGAAATTATAAATACAGGACCGGCAATATCTGAGCCGGCTCAAATATATAAACAAGGCTTTACAACAAAAAAACCTGAATTCGGTAAAATTAGAGGGCAAGGGTTATTTATCGTGAAAGAAGTTGTCAAAAAATATAATGGTAACATCTCTATACAATCGACATCAGAATTAGAAACGACAGCGACTGTAATTATCCCTTTAAAGTAA
- a CDS encoding energy-coupling factor transporter transmembrane component T family protein, which produces MNIFNSISEKLSLEYVKGELLKTAYGSGDTYLGRLDPRTLVFWYLFFAIVPWFIHNEMILVCFLLFMVGMTILARVSPLILIILFVGLVSEIAVLFIISLFFGGELASIEPMFWLTIKLAIISLASVAVFTSLDPEKFSDALIRLGVPVQVSFSVSYCYRILPTLMEEFHKVILSYRLRGKAPEKTGFLYWRMGFYYMKILVLSFYPLILNGAKRSRTTIEALETKGFSHATNNTEVKKLKTAYFTFKRNDYLFIVFSIFYIGCSFTLGIYY; this is translated from the coding sequence ATGAATATATTTAATAGCATATCTGAAAAGCTTTCATTGGAATATGTAAAAGGAGAACTATTAAAAACAGCCTATGGTAGTGGTGACACTTATTTAGGTCGATTGGATCCAAGGACACTTGTTTTCTGGTATTTATTTTTCGCGATTGTCCCATGGTTTATCCATAACGAAATGATATTAGTTTGCTTTTTATTGTTTATGGTAGGAATGACGATTTTAGCACGCGTAAGCCCACTTATATTAATCATTTTATTTGTCGGGTTAGTTAGTGAAATAGCTGTATTATTTATTATCTCTTTATTTTTTGGTGGAGAATTAGCATCAATCGAACCAATGTTTTGGCTGACAATTAAGCTTGCAATTATATCATTAGCAAGCGTAGCTGTGTTCACGAGTTTAGATCCTGAAAAGTTTAGTGATGCATTAATACGTTTAGGGGTTCCTGTTCAAGTCTCGTTTAGTGTGTCTTATTGCTATCGCATTTTACCTACTTTAATGGAAGAATTTCATAAAGTGATTTTGTCGTATCGATTACGAGGCAAGGCACCTGAAAAAACGGGTTTTTTATATTGGCGCATGGGGTTCTACTATATGAAAATCTTAGTTTTATCATTTTATCCACTTATTTTAAATGGGGCAAAGCGTTCAAGAACCACTATTGAAGCACTAGAAACAAAAGGATTTAGTCATGCTACAAATAATACAGAAGTAAAAAAGCTGAAGACAGCTTACTTTACTTTCAAGCGCAATGATTACTTATTTATTGTTTTCTCAATATTTTATATTGGGTGTAGTTTTACATTAGGAATTTACTATTAA
- a CDS encoding DUF2829 domain-containing protein yields MTFEEVLPRLKAGDKVIREGWGGAELYVKLVGQSEHEGVNLNPYFLINVRGEGYTMFTPTVCDLLAEDWKIVN; encoded by the coding sequence ATGACATTTGAAGAAGTATTACCGCGTTTAAAAGCGGGCGACAAAGTAATCCGTGAAGGTTGGGGCGGTGCTGAATTATATGTGAAGCTCGTTGGACAAAGCGAGCATGAGGGTGTAAATTTAAACCCCTATTTTTTAATCAATGTACGCGGTGAAGGCTACACGATGTTCACACCAACTGTCTGTGATTTATTAGCGGAAGACTGGAAAATCGTAAACTAA
- a CDS encoding ABC transporter ATP-binding protein, which produces MVKPIIQVEDVSFTYPGAEDKVLNNANLTVNEGEFVAIIGGNGSGKTTLCKTFNGLIPKFYVGDFEGKVTVGNRDTSQFSVAELSQDIGYVYQDFENQIMRPTVLDDASFVPLNYGLADYKERGRWALDVTGLTAIANEFIWELSGGQKHLLAIAGVLAMKPKILIVDEPVAQLDPQHAEEVYRVLKKLNEQFGMTIIVIEHHAELIAEYCQSVVLMDMGRILWKEPVKIALSKVDELVSHNIYPPQITQAARLMVGEGGMAPELPITLEEGIAHFNTFSKITNTSRANKSDIHLKQDKKAIVNMEHVSLQFRNLKKQKKQVLNNINTTFFEGERIAIVGNNGAGKSSLIKLIAGIVKPHKGQVTVLNTSTTNATPERLGKYVSYVYQNPEEMFIEDSVKREIELFLKARKVKDYEVLVETILKDFALTDLKERDARLLSGGQKRRVSLAIGAAMQPSVILLDEPTANLDIATKKHVVHMLETLKEHVKTVIIATHDMQLVSEWATRIIVMHNGEIIADGNRQDIFHNQLVLQKAGLMMPQIVELSMKLGLPEPVYTVEDFCQQFTIIESEDKAYEYI; this is translated from the coding sequence TTGGTTAAGCCTATTATTCAAGTTGAAGATGTGTCTTTCACATACCCTGGCGCTGAAGATAAAGTTTTAAATAACGCCAACCTCACTGTAAATGAAGGCGAATTTGTAGCAATTATTGGAGGGAATGGCTCAGGTAAAACGACATTATGTAAAACATTTAACGGACTTATTCCTAAATTTTATGTTGGTGATTTTGAAGGGAAAGTAACTGTCGGAAATCGTGATACATCGCAATTTTCAGTTGCAGAGTTATCACAAGATATAGGGTATGTATACCAAGATTTTGAGAATCAAATTATGCGGCCAACTGTTCTAGATGATGCGTCATTTGTGCCGTTGAATTATGGCTTAGCGGATTATAAAGAAAGAGGACGATGGGCTCTAGATGTAACAGGGTTAACTGCTATCGCAAATGAATTTATTTGGGAATTGAGTGGGGGACAAAAGCATTTATTAGCGATTGCAGGTGTTCTCGCTATGAAACCTAAAATATTAATCGTCGATGAACCAGTTGCACAGTTAGATCCACAGCATGCCGAAGAAGTGTATCGAGTGCTGAAAAAATTAAATGAACAATTCGGGATGACGATTATTGTAATTGAGCATCATGCAGAACTGATAGCTGAATATTGTCAATCAGTTGTGTTAATGGATATGGGCCGTATCTTATGGAAAGAGCCTGTCAAGATAGCTTTATCCAAAGTTGATGAATTAGTTAGTCATAACATATACCCACCACAAATTACACAAGCTGCGAGGTTGATGGTAGGCGAGGGAGGAATGGCTCCAGAGCTACCAATAACGTTAGAAGAAGGAATTGCACATTTTAATACATTTTCGAAAATCACTAACACATCAAGAGCCAATAAATCAGACATCCATTTAAAACAAGATAAGAAAGCAATCGTTAATATGGAACACGTCTCTTTACAATTTCGCAATTTAAAAAAGCAGAAAAAACAAGTGTTAAATAATATTAATACTACTTTTTTTGAGGGAGAGCGGATAGCGATTGTTGGCAATAATGGTGCTGGTAAATCTTCATTAATCAAACTAATAGCAGGTATTGTGAAACCACATAAAGGTCAAGTAACCGTTTTAAATACATCAACAACGAATGCGACTCCTGAAAGATTAGGTAAATATGTATCATATGTTTATCAAAATCCAGAGGAGATGTTTATTGAGGATTCAGTAAAAAGGGAGATTGAGCTTTTCTTAAAGGCTAGAAAAGTGAAAGATTACGAAGTCTTAGTTGAAACAATCTTAAAAGATTTCGCACTTACTGATTTAAAGGAAAGGGATGCGAGGCTATTAAGTGGTGGTCAAAAAAGGAGAGTATCTTTGGCAATTGGTGCCGCTATGCAACCTAGTGTTATTTTACTAGATGAGCCAACAGCCAATTTAGATATTGCTACGAAAAAGCATGTTGTTCATATGTTAGAAACATTAAAAGAACATGTCAAAACCGTTATTATTGCTACCCATGATATGCAGTTAGTGTCAGAATGGGCGACGAGAATTATCGTAATGCATAACGGTGAAATTATTGCTGATGGGAATCGTCAAGATATTTTCCATAATCAATTGGTGTTACAAAAAGCTGGGCTAATGATGCCACAAATAGTAGAACTGAGTATGAAACTGGGTTTACCTGAACCAGTTTATACGGTTGAAGACTTTTGCCAACAGTTCACCATAATAGAAAGTGAGGATAAAGCTTATGAATATATTTAA
- a CDS encoding MurR/RpiR family transcriptional regulator: MEQKLFEDQHLTPNEKTIADFIAKMGMTVLTYTEDEIAKSLQISNATVSRFWRKIGFKNFKDYKNNYKETMDISPANKLGNIMEQVSSTTIHAQMMTMSVKHLELTLAQYNAEDFQKAVQSIVKAKTIYIYSPGPSEGLGNLLNYRLSRFGFNIQVLPKSGHEIYESMLHFGYGDVLFMFGFVKLHPESRVLLEHAKKLNMKSIVMTDSIVSDFNMLADLLLFASRGELWEFHSMMAPTFLIENIIIAVGKETAEQSMMKLEMLDSIRKEYKDLLPR; the protein is encoded by the coding sequence ATGGAGCAAAAACTTTTTGAGGATCAACATTTAACACCAAATGAAAAGACAATCGCAGATTTTATTGCAAAAATGGGTATGACCGTATTAACGTATACGGAAGATGAAATTGCCAAGTCACTACAAATAAGCAATGCTACTGTTTCACGTTTTTGGCGTAAAATAGGCTTTAAAAACTTTAAAGATTATAAAAACAACTATAAAGAAACGATGGATATTTCACCTGCAAACAAGTTAGGTAATATTATGGAACAAGTTAGTTCAACAACTATACATGCGCAAATGATGACAATGAGTGTAAAGCATTTAGAGCTCACACTAGCTCAATATAATGCTGAAGATTTTCAGAAAGCGGTACAGTCCATCGTCAAGGCGAAAACAATTTATATTTATAGCCCAGGCCCATCAGAAGGTTTAGGAAACTTATTAAATTATCGATTATCTCGCTTTGGATTCAATATTCAGGTGTTGCCAAAAAGCGGACACGAAATATATGAATCTATGTTGCATTTCGGCTATGGGGACGTATTATTCATGTTTGGGTTTGTGAAGCTCCATCCCGAATCTCGTGTTTTACTCGAACATGCAAAAAAACTTAATATGAAATCTATCGTTATGACGGATAGCATAGTATCGGATTTCAATATGCTCGCAGATCTACTACTATTTGCAAGTCGCGGCGAACTTTGGGAGTTCCATTCTATGATGGCACCAACATTTCTTATCGAAAATATTATTATCGCTGTCGGTAAAGAAACGGCTGAACAATCAATGATGAAATTAGAAATGTTGGATTCGATAAGGAAAGAATATAAAGATTTGTTACCACGTTAA
- a CDS encoding histidine phosphatase family protein: MEQPILNLLRAGGYNLYVRHGEATVGKDQPYFNFQYCYTQRNLSDYGRREAVYFGQMLRYWQIPINSPIIASPMCRTVETAQLAFPAMYIQINPFWFEINKLGGNISSIEQQQILKNSQSQLEKIPPHGTNQVIIAHSFPSGIGLGKISNMGMVIVKPKGEGNGYEIVKQIPLADLATLGNPLYK; this comes from the coding sequence TTGGAACAGCCAATTCTTAATTTACTGAGAGCAGGAGGCTACAATTTATATGTGAGACATGGAGAAGCAACAGTTGGTAAAGACCAGCCATATTTTAATTTTCAATACTGTTATACGCAACGAAATTTATCAGATTACGGTCGGAGAGAAGCCGTTTACTTTGGACAAATGCTTCGTTATTGGCAAATCCCAATTAATTCGCCCATTATTGCTAGCCCAATGTGTAGAACAGTTGAGACAGCGCAGCTTGCATTTCCAGCAATGTATATTCAAATTAATCCTTTTTGGTTTGAAATTAATAAACTAGGAGGGAATATATCCTCTATAGAGCAGCAGCAAATTTTGAAGAATAGCCAATCTCAACTAGAAAAAATACCGCCCCATGGCACAAATCAAGTTATTATAGCGCATAGCTTTCCAAGTGGGATTGGACTAGGGAAAATTTCGAATATGGGAATGGTTATTGTAAAGCCTAAAGGTGAAGGGAACGGCTATGAAATTGTAAAACAGATCCCATTAGCCGATTTAGCGACTTTAGGAAATCCTCTTTATAAATAG
- a CDS encoding cold-shock protein has translation MKREGIVKWFKEEKGYGRIMLNGEDGNHVFVHFSSILSNKEQFPDGYRFLKQGQKVSFDLIEKPNSTDQKQVAENVEILFDEKGISNK, from the coding sequence ATGAAACGAGAGGGAATTGTTAAATGGTTTAAAGAAGAAAAGGGGTATGGTCGTATAATGCTGAATGGTGAAGATGGAAATCATGTTTTTGTTCACTTTAGCTCGATTTTATCAAATAAAGAACAATTTCCTGACGGCTATAGATTTCTTAAACAAGGGCAAAAAGTGTCCTTTGATTTAATTGAAAAGCCCAATTCTACTGATCAAAAGCAAGTTGCTGAAAATGTTGAAATCCTGTTTGATGAAAAGGGAATTAGTAATAAATAA
- a CDS encoding malate:quinone oxidoreductase, with protein sequence MSNRVTKSDVILIGAGIMSATLGTMLKELAPDWNITVFEKLSNAGEESSNEWNNAGTGHAALCELNYTSEKPDGTIDISKAINVNEQFQVSMQFWSYLVKNKLIQNPQDFIMPLPHMSMVRGEKNVEYLKKRYETMSNNPLFKGMEFSDNPEKLMEWIPLIMQDRPANEAIAATKIDTGTDVNFGALTRILFDHLKQKDVDINYNHSVESIKRTKDGLWELKVHDKDGCKMEYHTAKFVFLGAGGGSLELLQKSGIPEGKHIGGFPISGLFMVCKNQEIVEQHHAKVYGKAAVGAPPMSVPHLDTRFIDNKKSLLFGPFAGFSPKFLKTGSNMDLIASVKPHNITTLLAAGVKEMSLTKYLIQQLLLSKDQRMEELREFIPTAKSEDWDIVVAGQRVQVIKDTEAGGKGTLQFGTEVVSAADGSIAALLGASPGASTAVHVMLEVIKKCFPQQAKDWEPKLKEMIPSYGISLLQNPELLEEVHASTAQTLGLNKN encoded by the coding sequence ATGAGTAACAGAGTAACTAAATCAGACGTCATCTTAATTGGTGCCGGAATTATGAGTGCGACTTTGGGGACGATGCTCAAAGAATTAGCACCGGACTGGAATATTACTGTGTTTGAAAAACTTTCAAACGCCGGTGAGGAAAGCTCTAATGAATGGAATAATGCAGGAACAGGGCACGCAGCACTGTGCGAGCTAAACTACACTTCTGAAAAACCAGACGGGACTATCGATATTAGCAAAGCGATTAATGTTAATGAACAGTTCCAGGTTTCGATGCAGTTTTGGTCTTATCTTGTAAAAAACAAGCTTATCCAAAATCCGCAAGACTTTATTATGCCATTACCACATATGAGTATGGTAAGAGGCGAAAAAAATGTTGAGTATTTGAAAAAACGTTATGAAACAATGTCAAATAATCCTCTTTTCAAAGGAATGGAATTTTCTGATAACCCAGAAAAACTAATGGAATGGATTCCTCTTATTATGCAAGACCGTCCAGCAAATGAGGCCATTGCCGCTACAAAAATTGACACTGGTACAGACGTAAACTTCGGTGCTCTAACACGTATTTTATTTGACCACCTAAAACAAAAAGATGTTGATATCAACTACAACCATAGTGTCGAAAGCATTAAACGTACAAAAGACGGTTTATGGGAATTAAAAGTGCATGACAAAGATGGTTGTAAAATGGAGTATCATACAGCAAAATTCGTCTTCCTTGGAGCTGGCGGAGGAAGCTTAGAGCTACTACAAAAATCAGGCATTCCTGAAGGTAAACACATTGGTGGGTTCCCTATCAGTGGATTATTTATGGTATGTAAAAATCAAGAAATTGTTGAACAACATCATGCAAAAGTATACGGTAAAGCTGCTGTTGGTGCGCCACCAATGTCTGTTCCACATTTAGACACTCGCTTTATCGATAATAAAAAATCATTATTATTTGGACCATTCGCTGGTTTCTCACCAAAGTTCTTGAAAACAGGTTCCAACATGGATTTAATTGCTTCTGTAAAACCGCATAATATTACAACATTATTGGCGGCAGGGGTTAAAGAAATGTCATTAACAAAATACCTGATCCAACAACTTCTATTATCAAAAGATCAACGTATGGAAGAGTTACGTGAGTTTATCCCAACTGCTAAAAGTGAGGATTGGGATATTGTAGTTGCTGGTCAACGTGTACAAGTTATTAAAGATACTGAAGCAGGCGGTAAAGGAACATTACAATTCGGTACTGAAGTAGTAAGTGCTGCAGACGGTTCAATCGCTGCTTTATTAGGTGCTTCACCAGGTGCATCGACTGCCGTTCACGTTATGCTAGAAGTTATCAAAAAATGCTTCCCACAACAAGCAAAAGATTGGGAGCCAAAATTAAAGGAAATGATTCCTTCATACGGTATCTCATTACTACAAAACCCTGAGCTACTTGAAGAAGTTCATGCTTCAACAGCGCAGACACTTGGTCTAAACAAAAACTAG